GGTCCAAGATAGTGTTAAGTTTTCTATTAGATAATTCACTTCAATTAGTTCATTTTAATATATTTCAAAAatgacatctttctatatttgtattttttaaattataaattatctATTTTATCCACAATGACATATCCACTTTTAAACTCCACGTTTCCACCCATTACGTGCTGGTGAAAATAAGACTAGTCTATCTTTTGACGGAGGGTTTAGTTGGTTTCGCCCTTCAAGTTTCCCTAAATAAACTTCTTTATTCAAATTAATTAGCTCCACGTTCAAAGGACAAATTTGGCGTAGAATGATTGGTAAGCCAATGTTTACTTGTTCAAATATAAAGGCACTAATCGCATGTTcttcattattatttttattcACTAAGCGCATGTTCTTCATTATTTATTCTTATTTTTGTTTATTAAACCAAATAGCTCGTGTAGGTGTATCATGGCAGTTGGAGACTAATTAGGAAAATGCTTTTAAGAACATTAAACTTTATCTAAAATCATAATATCCAAATTATTTTACTGATTATACATGGACTTTACAACACGGAATTATAATTTTAGTGAAAAATTCTATCATAAGGAGATGCGAATCTTCAGATCCCTCGGACATCATCTAATTGATCTAATTTTGTGGAATGGATAAGTCCATCAATTACTCCATTTCAAATTGCATGAGCACCTTTCTATTTTTATCACTTTTTCAAAAAGTAAAACTCAAAAAGTAAGATTTTTGGTCTTCTGTCCAATATATTCCTTAAAAATGTAACGTTAAGTTATGACCTCGGATGTTACCCTTCCCTAATACAAAATTGGTACTCCTATATAGCTTATGAAAGTACTTTTATGTGATCATGATATAATATTAGCTCATAAAGAAACATTACCCTGTGATGCAATTAAAAAGAGATGGcatttgatttatttatttattgtttggTAGGGAGGTATTCTACTAGGTCCATCTGCACTTGGACGAAACGAGAAGTATCTGCATGCGATATTTCCACCAAGTAGCCTTACAGTGTTGGACACATTGGCTAACCTGGGCCTCCTATTCTTTCTTTTCCTTGTTGGGACTGAGTTAGACCCAAGGTCTCTCCGTCGAACTGGAAAGAAAGCTCTATGTATTGCCCTTGCTGGAATTACTCTCCCTTTCGTATTAGGAATTGGGACATCTTTTGCTCTCCGATCCACAATTGCCAAAGGGGTTAATCAAGCCCCTTTTCTAGTCTTCATGGGAGTTGCCCTTTCTATCACTGCCTTCCCTGTCTTGGCTCGTATTTTAGCTGAACTCAAACTTTTGACAACCGATGTTGGTCGGATGGCTATGTCTGCCGCGGCGGTCAATGACGTGGCTGCATGGATTCTACTAGCTCTTGCTATTGCACTTTCAGGTCAGTGTTGGATGCAGCCTTTTTTTAACGTGAAATTTTGACTGACattaatttctcttttttttttgatagtGCATAGTTTTATAAATTCTCGTCTGCTGCAGGTTCGGGCTCTCCAATTGTTTCATTGTGGGTCCTCTTGTGTGGGACAGGTTTTGTCCTGCTTTGCATACTAATTGCACCTATCATATTCAATTGGATGGCAAGGCAATGTTCCGAGGGAGAGCCAGTGAATGAGTTATATGTGTGCGCTACATTGGCAATTGTTTTGGCTGCGGGATTTGTCACCGATGCTATTGGAATTCATGCCCTATTTGGGGCTTTTGTGGTTGGGGTTCTTGTACCAAAAGAAGGGCCATTTGCAGGTGCTTTAGTGGAAAAAGTGGAAGATCTTGTGTCAGGACTATTTCTTCCACTTTACTTTGTTTCTAGTGGATTGAAAACAAATGTAGCCACAATTCAAGGAGCTCAATCTTGGGGTCTTCTTGTTCTAGTCATATTTACCTCGTGTTTTGGCAAGATTGCTGGTACTGTTGTGGTCTCTCTTGGGTGCAAGATACCTCTTCAAGAATCCTTAGCTCTTGGTTTCTTGATGAACACTAAAGGTTTAGTGGAACTCATTGTCCTTAACATTGGCAAAGATAAAGGGGTAAGCTTCATTTATTAACTGTTTTTTCTGTTTCATTTTTTATATGacaatatttaatttttttgtgtGTTCGACAACGAATGACGTTCCTATATCCTAAAACTCTTTAATTGCATAGGTATTGAACGATCAAATATTTGCAATCATGGTGTTGATGGCTCTGATCACAACATTCATGACGACACCAGTAGTCATAGCCATCTACAAGCCAGCAAAAATGGCCGTAACAGAGTACAAGCACAGAACAATAACGAGGAAAGACACTAGCAAGCAACTCCGAATATTGACATGTTTCCACGGCACACGAAACATTCCCACATTGATAAATCTCATCGAAGCCACTCGAGGAACGGAGAAAAAAGAAGGGCTTCGCGTCTACGCGATGCACCTCTTGGAACTTACTGAAAGATCCTCAGCAATTTTAATGGTCCACAAGGCCCGAAAAAACGGGCTCCCCTTGTTGAATACTCAAGGACAAGTAGGCGAATCGAACCAAGTGATCGTCGCTTTTGAAACATTTGGACAACTCAGCAAGGTATCGATACGACCAACCACTGCAATCTCCGCTATGTCGAGCATGCACGAGGACATAATCGCTAGCGCTGAGAGAAAAAGAGTTTCAATGATAATCCTACCCTTCCACAAGAATCAACGACTCGACGGACATTTTGAAACAACGCGAGCCGCTCTCAGAAACGTGAACCGAAGAGTCCTTCAGCACGCACCGTGTTCAGTTAGCATATTAATTGACCGAGGACTCGGTGGGGCGTCTCATGTGTCTGCTAGCGAAGTTGACTATACGGTCCTGGTCTTGTTCTTCGGTGGCCACGATGACCGCGAAGCGCTTGCGTATGGCATGCGTGTGGCAGAACATCCTGGCATTACTTTAAATGTGGTCCGTTTTGTAATTGACCCCGAGATTGTTGGAGGAACTGTCCACGTGGATATCGTCGAGAGTTCGGGTCCTGAACCTGAGTCGGAAGACGACGAAAATTTTCTTGCGGACCTAAAGCAGAAGTCAACTGGTGACGGTTCTATTATTTTCGAGGAGAGGGTTGTGAAGGATGTAACCGAAACTATAGAAGTCATTCGCTCGTGTAAAAAGTGTAATTTGTTTATAGTCGGGAGAATGTCCGAGGGACAATTGGTTTCGGCATTTGATACTAGGAGTGATTGTCCCGAATTGGGGCCATTAGGAAATTTGTTAACTTCCACTGAAATTACAACTACGGCATCTGTGTTAGTTGTGCAGAAATATCGCAGCAAGTTATCTCAAGAGTCACTAAGCTCTTTGAAGGTAGGAGATTCATCAAGAGCAGATTATGAAAGAAACTGAAGTTTAATTTTATGTGTTGTGAAGTGATTGGTAAATAAGGTTAGTACCAAATAACAGAAGGTTATGTACATATGTTCC
Above is a genomic segment from Lycium barbarum isolate Lr01 chromosome 12, ASM1917538v2, whole genome shotgun sequence containing:
- the LOC132622369 gene encoding cation/H(+) antiporter 18-like, producing the protein MAGGCESMHATSSGVLQGDNPLHYALPLAIVQICLVLILTRVLAFLLRPLRQPRVVAEIIGGILLGPSALGRNEKYLHAIFPPSSLTVLDTLANLGLLFFLFLVGTELDPRSLRRTGKKALCIALAGITLPFVLGIGTSFALRSTIAKGVNQAPFLVFMGVALSITAFPVLARILAELKLLTTDVGRMAMSAAAVNDVAAWILLALAIALSGSGSPIVSLWVLLCGTGFVLLCILIAPIIFNWMARQCSEGEPVNELYVCATLAIVLAAGFVTDAIGIHALFGAFVVGVLVPKEGPFAGALVEKVEDLVSGLFLPLYFVSSGLKTNVATIQGAQSWGLLVLVIFTSCFGKIAGTVVVSLGCKIPLQESLALGFLMNTKGLVELIVLNIGKDKGVLNDQIFAIMVLMALITTFMTTPVVIAIYKPAKMAVTEYKHRTITRKDTSKQLRILTCFHGTRNIPTLINLIEATRGTEKKEGLRVYAMHLLELTERSSAILMVHKARKNGLPLLNTQGQVGESNQVIVAFETFGQLSKVSIRPTTAISAMSSMHEDIIASAERKRVSMIILPFHKNQRLDGHFETTRAALRNVNRRVLQHAPCSVSILIDRGLGGASHVSASEVDYTVLVLFFGGHDDREALAYGMRVAEHPGITLNVVRFVIDPEIVGGTVHVDIVESSGPEPESEDDENFLADLKQKSTGDGSIIFEERVVKDVTETIEVIRSCKKCNLFIVGRMSEGQLVSAFDTRSDCPELGPLGNLLTSTEITTTASVLVVQKYRSKLSQESLSSLKVGDSSRADYERN